The segment GAATCCAATCCTTCTACGACAAAATCGATGACACGGGCCCCGACAAAAACGGCGATCAAAGTATACATGGCTCTCTCCCGTCCGATGATGAACAGGGATGCGCCGATAATCACGAGATCAAACAGGAACATCGTTCGGCCGATACTCCAATCCAGGTATTTATTACCCATTCTGGCGATGATATCGACTCCTCCGGTGGTTCCACCAACTCGAAAAATTAACCCGAGGCCTCCTCCCACCAAAACACCGGTATACAAGGCTGCCAAAAGAGGATCACCGGGTATGGGTTCGCCCCAGCCTTCTGTCAGGGACAGGAATAAGGAGACAGCGACGGTTCCGATAATGGTGTATACCAGGGTTCGTTTGCCAAATACTTTATACCCGATAAAAAATAACGGGACATTGAGTACGAGAATAACTGTTCCCGGTGGCAACTTGAACAGGTAAAACAAGATCAGTGAGATCCCGGTAAACCCGCCTTCCGACAGTTTATTGGGAATGGTGAAGTAGTTGATTCCCAGGGAAAAGATAAAGGAACCAATCAGTATGATGGTGACGTTTTTTAAATGTGTTGAAGCCAATCTTTTTAACAAACGCATCTCCTCCCATCCGGAATCCTCAATATATTATACAAAACCCCTGGAATAATCAAACCGGCTTTCGTTTAGTTTGATCTGCCAGGGGAATATCCATGAGATTTCATTTTAATTTATGGGATTAGTCATTTGTGTCCATTGGTATTGTCGTTCATTTCACGGTATAACGGAGCTATTCGATCCACCCGGTTTGTCCATATCCCCCCTGTATAGTTAGATGGCAGACGTTTCGTATCCCCCGCTGTGTCAAATCCTTCTGACCATCCTCCATCTCCTCCAACAACAATGACATTGGTATCAACCGTTTTCATACGATCCACAAACTTTTCCGGCCATCCCCATAACCAAGGTGCATATGTTTCAGGAATGTGCAATTGTGTATGTTCACAAGCAGATGGAATGAACCCTGTCCAACCGATGGCGATATAGGGAAGTAAACAGTTTTTCATGGTTTCTTTAGACATCACTCGGATGTTTGGGAGGTTTTTCTTTAGTTCGGCGATCGGTTTATCTCCTCCATAAACGGTCAACTGATCCAGACGTTTTTTTGATAGTTTGGAGAGTTCCTGAGCGAGTAGTTCTCCCTCTTTCGGGTCATCGCTTTTAAAGTGAATCAAAAATGAACCTTCCGGAAAATGAGTCAGCACTTCTTTCATGGATGGCATGAGTCCAACACCCTTACCGCGGAATGGGTATGTTTTCCCATTATCAGGAGTATAACCATAACCGATATCGATTTTCTTTAATTCCGACATCGTGTAATCCTTGGTCATTCCTTTTTCATTTGTCCGACAATCAAGGGTCCAGTCATGAAATACAGCGAATTGGCCATCCTTAGTTGGTTTTATATCAAACTCAACGATATCCGCCCC is part of the Kroppenstedtia pulmonis genome and harbors:
- a CDS encoding YitT family protein encodes the protein MASTHLKNVTIILIGSFIFSLGINYFTIPNKLSEGGFTGISLILFYLFKLPPGTVILVLNVPLFFIGYKVFGKRTLVYTIIGTVAVSLFLSLTEGWGEPIPGDPLLAALYTGVLVGGGLGLIFRVGGTTGGVDIIARMGNKYLDWSIGRTMFLFDLVIIGASLFIIGRERAMYTLIAVFVGARVIDFVVEGLDSRKAITIISNSAVSLSDQITHEMERGVTLLKGKGGYTGSDKEVLYVVLSRQELPRIKQLIHNLDPYAFVVVHDVRDVMGEGFTFDSPNNRQEPE
- a CDS encoding glycerophosphodiester phosphodiesterase family protein produces the protein MKKIVKNKLVLFFLLISLFIYLNNTHLFANPSNKDPFLLAHRGLAQTFSMKGIENDTCTAQRIHQPEHPYLENTIPSMEAAFKAGADIVEFDIKPTKDGQFAVFHDWTLDCRTNEKGMTKDYTMSELKKIDIGYGYTPDNGKTYPFRGKGVGLMPSMKEVLTHFPEGSFLIHFKSDDPKEGELLAQELSKLSKKRLDQLTVYGGDKPIAELKKNLPNIRVMSKETMKNCLLPYIAIGWTGFIPSACEHTQLHIPETYAPWLWGWPEKFVDRMKTVDTNVIVVGGDGGWSEGFDTAGDTKRLPSNYTGGIWTNRVDRIAPLYREMNDNTNGHK